TGAATGTTATCtttgcgaacttgttttgaaattgaagaAAATGTTAGTTTATAGTAGTAATGAATTATCTGCAAATAATAAGTTATTGTCAATTGTTCTTCTAAAAAAggatataaataacaaataacatgtatataataatataatatataccataaatatatactggtatataatGCTTCTGTGTGcttttatttatagatttttaaagGCGGGAAGCTAAGTCACTTTATCGACGGTCGCGGGGCAACAGGAAACTGGATGTCCTACGTCAACTGCGCTCGACATACGGGGGAACAGAATGTCATAGTTGTACAGGAAAACGACAGCATATATTACGAGGTGTACAAAGACATACCGATAGGATCGGAACTGTTGGTTTGGTACAGCGATGTGTACGTTCAGTTTATGGGCATACCAGTGACGATGAAAGAGTCCATCGAAGTCCAAAACGCAACAAAAGGGGAGAAAGAGGGTAAGTTGATGCCTTTTGGAAAATGTTTAGTTCGGTCAaatggttaaagatgctccactgcggacaaattggtttttttttcctatcaaaaaacaggagcagacgacttagtatttttctccagttgcAAAGGTTACTTACTTTGCACAATCACCACCATTGACAaatttgagtttctaattttactccaagataaaaatgataaaaatgattaatttcatcACGTGAAAATTTAATTGTCGTTTagtattgtttgtgttaattaaacatatatatacacatatcaacaccgattattgttcaaatgatgagtgtatgctctgtcagcggtggaggatcttaaaaaataattgtaaaatgttaatatttcatacatatacatatatcatactTTTATGGGCTGATATTAGACGAATAGCATATAtcttcaaattattttgatgttatCATCGAACGAATGTGTTTCAGTGCGCATAATAGCACAAGCgaaaaacaattataattatagAATGGCAAAATGTTCTTAAAGTTCATGCATTTCTATCAAACACGGTCGATACTGGTTATTTGCTTCCTAAATCACGCTACTGATAATCATCTGAAGCCTTGTAGTCTTTTTAAATGAGATTAAAGAATCATTCATAAAAAACCTCTTTTCCGATATATAAACACATCGCCATAATAATATCTATATTCCAGAACaagttgataaaatattatCCTAAAACTTTAAAGGACTTCTTTCACGAataatggaaatttgcccacgaaccaattttattaaaactaaatgttacatgtagcaacattaaagcaaacccttgaaatacgcttaaaaaattcaaaaggtcccaggggcctgtgctgtggccaaattaatgttgtcCAGTataggtgtatgacagggttccctttttgatccaaaaaattatcaaaataatgttttatgtcataaaactgtattattttctgaagagtataaataattacatataatgatcacaaatatgtagacaaaatgggacaaataaaattttggctaaattttaaagatcgaaaatatcgaaatttgggaaattattttcggccatgtcaattattaacaatggtgattcaccaacttccagtttgagtgtaccaaaaatattttctaaaaagttatctcattacctgaagtaaatattgtgaaaatttcagaaaaattgtggaccggtaaatttgtcgtttaaaggtctTAATGaggcaaggtctatttttagcagTATTACACCGTGGTTGCACCACGGCccttttcaatcataaaattgagaaaacaaagaaactaatttcttaatcttatttaatactcattagttacattaaatttaaatcaatatatgattttataacctatatattgtagaataatcaaaatattgaatcacaataacaaagtatttcggaATATTTAGGGCATTATCATTCACTTTTCAAGCTAGATGATGATTGCAACTGCATTctcagaaatattatttttatttacagctgaaatgcatataaagtaaaataataataaaatctagaaaaaaatgggtgggagtagattattatgtaagagaattaagtttttaccaattttcacacaTCCCGTATATTAgtgcatatatgtataatgttgttgttttttcaaaatattgtgctttcaaagtgttggcaatggcatcaaatcacaccattacaagtttttgtttaagaaaacaaagacaaattgatatatgatttttttttcgttcaaaaatgtattaattttactatataagtatttcttagcagtttaatatttagattgttCAGAACATTTGTGTTCAATCAACTGAAGTTTGAAGATTtcgaggttttttttttaaattttctttagaattttcatgaattccataaaagttaactaagaatttttttttcagttaaaaaaataacagcatcttttatggttactgaaacagtcaaaagtttttgaggtccacagttttatttttcataattagctttgtgtatcgtaaacacatcatactatcACTCAAAATGGCATaaggtttatcatttcaggtaaaaaaatgattttataagaaatttggttatcacaacatgaattatacatgtcagggggatccaaataaataaatttatacgtgacacaaagctaagtaacataaagtatatgcaatacactgcatttaaatgatttccagtttgatCAGACACTCTCAATTCCTGTTTGACTGTTTCTCCATTATCTCTGTATGATTAATACCATATCCGCCAATTAAGATGTTTAAAGATGTTTTTGTCCATACGgattactttacaattacttataAAACGCATATAATTCTAAACTCAAAGTCAGTTTATATAGTATTGAATAAAACGGTTTCATCGCCACACACTCTTTACCACGGGGATATACACCATGTTCATGTACTGTGATCGAAGCCTTTCTTTTGTGTCTATTACTCAGTAAAgctgtttaattttctaattatataataatactaacatggaattcaaaatatgattattgacaataaagataaatcaagttttgatgatctacttacaggtaatgtctattttcattattaaaactgctacattcagttagttattttgcaagattaaagaagtatttgccattaatgtatctaaatctGAAATGATACATCAATGAGTTtcccgaaaaaaaataaacttaaaatctaaaacgatatgttaaagtgatgagatttacattttttagcatgaatcaacataaatgttaatcaGAAGTGTTAGACCTGCAAATAATTGAACTACTGTAGATTTGTAACATGACCCGTGTAACCTGGTAACTCTTCCCTCTCAAaccacacagttacagaatcccattttaatcactctcttcactgtaaatatgctctataattacaaaataaatcattagaacagGACATATTAATGAAGCTACTTTAAATGCAAAACAGCTTATTGTGGTCATAAAACacccaaatgttttgtaattttgattatgtaaaacttaatttttctacaaagtatcactaaataaatcaatttgaaatcatatcaagcGTTACAGATGAGTATTGGATTATACATTAATGTTGACACCGTTAGATTCGTGATAAATGATCCAAAATAAGCATATTCTGAACATTATGTAACGTTACCAAAAATAGACCATGCTATATtataacctttaaacgacaaatttaccggtccacaatttttctgaaattttcataatatttacttcaggtaatgagccaactttttagtaaatatttttttgtgcactcaaactggaagtgggtgaatcaccattgttaataattgacatggccgaaaataagacccaaaatttcgatattttctgtttttaaaatgtagccaaaattttatttgtcccattttgcctacatatttgtgatcattatatgtaattatttatactcttcagaaaataatacagttttatgacataaaacattatttttataccattttggatcaaaaagggaaccctgtcatacacctctactgggcaacattaatttggtcatagcacaggcccctgggaccttttgaatttttaaacgtatttcaagggtttgcatttatattgctacatattacatgtaatttcaataaaatcggttcgtgggcaaaattccattgttcgtgaaagaggtcctttgcAGTATATCTTTATAACGTGGAAAACCATTCTGGCCAAAATATAATATTGCACACTCGTCCAAGCTAGAATTGCAAAGTTAAAAGACTTTGAAACATAACATTATCCCCATCTTTATCATGCAAAGGCGTATCTGAGGGGGCATCTTTTGTAATACACATGCCTCTAAATTTCAAGTACATCTGCATTTAAGCACAGTGTCTTTCCCCGCAGCATCTATAAATATTTTACGTTTACGACGCTTGCAGTAAGTTTAATACCACATAGAAAACAAAACCAGGTTAGGATAAAAATCGGATTTTCTGACAATAATCCCTACTCTAGCACTCCCAAACATGTCAACTAGCTACAGTCTTTACGGCATTCAAGTTTCCAAGAATTGCCATGCATCACGGTAACAGTACTAAGCCTGCTGACATGCTTGCTATGAGGATATTGACATATTAGGGTAAATTGTCTCAGATAGTATGGGGACTTGTCCCTGTTGAGACAACCATCGCAAGAATACTCAagaaaaaacaacttttatccgcagtattttaaaatttttggaGCACGGAAGCGTTAgttttaatgacattttataGCTATTTGACAAGCACGTGGTACTAAATTTACTCTATAAAGACATTTAAATGGTATATAGCAACAAGGATGGCGACATGCAGTAATGATCATGTTAGAGGCATGTCACGTGCCTAGTGGAGGTTAATAAAGTCTTTTGGCTGGCTGTATTATATGCACAGTGCTGTAAATCAGAGGATCCTGTTGCCGTATTGTTACACCAATTACTCCACATAGCGCCATGTCGGCCTACTGCACGCCGGTACCGTCTTAATATCTCACCACTAATCCTCATTTTACCGCACCCATTATACGCACATTCCAAACGCTTGGGAGATTCAGATCTCCGTCATGATAGTGTTTGTTTTACGATCATCCCCTTCCCATAAATCCCTTTTCTGATTTAGTACCCCCAACACTCAATCTCCCTCCAATTAGAGACGTTGGAAGTTCCTTAATGAATAGATTTGTTTGCTGGTCGCGTTTATGATGAAGAACGTAAGCGTGCTTAGCAAAGGCTTATCTCCACATAAACAGGAATTACCGTCCGCGTTTCCGTGATGTTTGAAGGAAAAGAACACACACCGgtgataaaacaaaaaatatcagatTTAACTCTCCCTATTACAGGCGGGCCTTAAAACTAACTACAAACCCCAATTCCCAACGGAACGTCCAGTTTTTATCCCTGGTAAGAAGTTGACTTTTGTGCCTGTGTTTTCTTGGCTAGATCTAAAATGGCTTTGTCACGACTTCGGAATCCATTAAAGATTCGGGCAATAAAATGCTGCCGTCTTTGACAATGACAGTCATATATTCTCCTTTATGCATCGTTGCCATGTTGGCCTGAACGTTTTGTTTCCCCTCTTTTGTCACAAGTAGTTATTATATTGATGAAATGATGTTGAAAATCATTGGCATTGAGATTAGAACGCTAGAAACGGaatgttataaatacaaatgaTGCTTGCGCTATTTATTCCGACAAAAACCCCAACTgattacattttcatttgttaaacatgtatttttttattattgatgaAATGATAATGAAAACCATTGACTGTAAATGTTATGCTTtttgaaaagaagaaaaactgatctaatttaatttcttatgaaagAGGCTTAAAAGtatctgtaaatatttcaacaacaataacactatacatgtgtatatttctAATCACGTAATCTACTGAATATCTAGCTTTCCAACTCACTTCATCATCGTACGAACAATGAGTTTGAGAACTCCATAATTTAATGAAACAATaccaagttcaataattttataCCCACATTTTATACTGTAAGCAATTGTTTTTTCGTGTGCGATGAATTTTCGCGTATTTCCAAGGGAAAATTAAACCGCGAAAATAGATCACCACCAAACTGATTGAAACACAATTAAATAATTAGtgtcaaaataatgaaataagttTGATTATAGTGtccatttaaaaatataatataaaaaatgacgttatggtaaaagaaatgttttcaaaatattattgaaggTAACATTTATTTATGTGATATCATTCTTATGAACATTATATTTCACATCAAAGTGTTCCGTCAGAAACTTGATCAGAATTGAAATCGAACTCAAGTTTTCACTTTTGGTTTGTCTATTTCAGCTGCAGAAGGGTATCAATGTGAACGCTGTGGAAAAGTATTTGCATATAAGTACTACAGAGACAAGCATTTGAAGTATACAAAATGTGTGGACCAGGGCAACCGGAAATATCCCTGTCATCTGTGTACAAGGTAGGTGACCGGAACTCATAATATCCTTGCCatcattaacaaaaaaaaaaaaaaaaaaataacaggaaATGAGCATGGGTCCTCCACATAATAGTTTAATAGTGTTCTATGCTGTGTCAATTGTATGTAAGTTGcaatattaatgttatatatatcaattatagaCCATTGTatcggttcatatggtgttatatcgcccttggtcattattttaaattatacatagGCGATAGAACACTTTATGAACCGAAACAAAAGTTCTTAGtctttatattagatatgtcgtttctttaacaaatgtcaaaaacaatctCTTATAAGGatattaattattgaaaaaacATTGGTCGAAGCCACCTTGAAGATGACAGCGTTTGGGCAGTAAAGTTCGCAAAGGATTTTCTAAATATGGAAACATCGAGTCAATATGCTATATTGTATAAGGTAATGAACATAGTTATTTTACCGTGTAtcctgtatttgcatattacagagttaggtgcccttgcggataggtattcattgtgacgtcatgtgtttgcgagcgcaAAAAATCGACGACGTGAATTGCACCTGCGAGcgcaacgtcatactttttggtGAAATCGACGTGAATTGCACCTGCGAGCgcaacgtcatatttttcggTGAAATCGACGTGAATTGCACCTGCGAGcgcaacgtcatacttttcggtgAAATCGACGTGAATattgcgcccacaaaataataatgtcacaatggatacatacccacaagggaaataactctgtatGTTAAGACGGAATAAGTTAATAAGTTCTCATACATTTTGAGAGCAAGTTCAGATAAGAACAAATGTCCTATGTTTTGCACAAATGATACACAACTAGGTATGCAATAGTTTACATTATTTACCTGTCATGTAGATTTTGAAGTAAATACtaacaaaaatgattaaaataacattaaggatgtacacctctgagaagtcaaaattttcttgtattaaactttttttctcatatagatttttggagttcataccatgaaagaaaatggaagaaaaacatatgtccgtgtgctcgtttttgagctattgtcactcaaagataccataatgacaaaatagtggattttattggaatttagtCGTTTTGACCACATGcactagaatttaaagccataattctctaatgaggtgtttgatatgtatggatgtttgtaaaatttattttcaagaagtcttcattaaaaatataccagttatgattaataacagtattttttttctcaaaataaaaacatatgctacccctaccccttaattttgagctccaaaatgaaccattttcagccatttttgtcaaatttaaccctttatagaaaaagttctggtattaaacttttgtcaatagtttgcatatcaatagggaaagggttgttctttctaaatcaggcagaaaaatgggggttccgtgtgcttacttttttgccccatttaaatatttgttatttttcaatatttttgactaaaaaataaaagtgctcaaattaccattaaatgtagaaataaagtgacaaaagtgtatcatttcacacattaatgttcaatgttttaattaacatgaacccagtgaagatttacagcaaaaaattaactcgatacagctgaaaatgctgacgaggtgatgatttaagtaaaaacaatttaagtaagGAATGGGAAAACGGTagccaaaaaagacacaatttcaaaatggccgacaaatgggccatttcttaaaatcgctgtgtaataaaatctactaaaaagagaactgtaattttttgacaaaatttgctacagaTCACAtgttacagatattgataaatcgtatttgaaaatctcataacgttttttatctatgtcgaaacgagacttcaacgggactgaaaccacagaagaatacattCTTAAGATAATGTTCTTTCTTACAAATACTTACAACCAACATTCATCACGTAGGCTTACGTgaagtatatatttgtattctgCAGGTCGTTTGAGAAGAGAGACCGGCTCCGGATCCACATATTACACGTTCATGAAAAACATCGACCTCACAAATGTAGTGTTTGTGGCAAAAGTTTCAGTCAAAGTTCTAGTCTTAATAAACACATGAGGGTAAGttctgaaatatataattatttggtgatatttttaatattaaaatgtaaaatactgACAATATTTAGTTATAGAAAGAGTTTCAAATTACCCGcattatttgaataaattaCTTACTGTCGTTTAAGCTTAACTTGAATTTTAAAGCACAGAGGATATGAACTGGTGCACTATAACATAACTTAAAGTTTTCTTATGTGTTTTAGTTTTAacgaatttttaaaaatttcaataACCAAAAGTTTTtcttcaaaatgcaatattgaaattattagTAGACATAAACGGGAAAAAATACcctaaatgtttttttttttttttttttttttttttttacattttcccTGATTTTGTGAAACATTGTTTAAACATTTGAGTAAGTTGCTATCAATCCATATCCATTCTGATGTTTCGTAGAAAGAATAAACATTCGTGTAGCTAAATCTCATCTTTCTTTAATTCTCTCATTGATTTCATCATATTATATTCACTTATTTGGGTTGACAGGTCCATAGTGGAGAGCGTCCATACAAATGTGTGTATTGTAGCAAATCTTTTACCGCCAGTAGCATTCTGAGGACACACATACGGCAACACTCCGGAGAAAGACCGTTCAAGGTAAATCTgcaatatatgatatatgatatctCAGAATCAAcacaggggtctgagaattagttacatattatataatcatggacccaccagagtgccctaagaccatttttagacgttttataggtctagataaaaaacgataaaaatcatattctacattgAACTATATACAAGAAGGGTGGAAAGCCTTAGACTCcaaattctcagatccctgtgagaATCACAAGTGACGAAGaaagatattttataatacGTGCCCGTTTCGGGCCTTGCACTTAAGATCTATAGCAGCCAAATGCCTAGCCAAATATATCTCACAGCTTACACCATTGCACTACATTCATGTCCTCAAAACAGACGTTTATGAgaattacttcccttcgttttaaCCCGTCAGTAATTcgtcaataataataataataataatactggaCGCAGGCATGATGCCTATATATCCAGATCGCTAATCATACTATACATCCCAACTATTAATAAGTTCAGTATTATCTATCTAATGATTAAAGTAGCATTCGGGCTACCCCCAATGCTTATCCAAGCGAgattcaaatgtttttattgatggTGACGTAACCACGGCTTCGGAAAGAGAGTTCCAGTGATTGATGATCCTCTCCTTGAATGAATACTTTCTCAAATTTAGACGACTTCGTCGTTTTAACAATGTCAAAAAGTGGCCCCTAGttcttttgttgttattttgaattaaaaatccCTCTACGAAGTGAAACGAATAGATGCCTTAAGAATGAAggaaggggagtaactctgatTGCTCGGAATAGCAAAAGGGCCGTTTGGATGGAAAGTCTGCCTTTAAACGCCGTACTACATTTATAGTTTACCGAATCAGTGATAATCACcacaaaattaacatttagtgaacagtttatattatatttcaattttttttttagttttccaTTTGATAAAATTTCCGTCATAACGCCTCCTTTTGACAAATTTACAGTTATTTTTATCACTTTTTATAGTATGTCTTTTGTCGTATTTTTCAGTGTAAGTTTTGCGGGAAAGCTTTTGCGTCACATGCAGCACATGACAGTCACGTGAGACGGACGCACGTGAAGGAGAAGGCAAACTCATGCAAGCTTTGTAACTTAGAATTCAACAGTCCATACGAACTTAAAAATACACACCAAATCGAAACAcggtaagtaaatatatatcaaaacttgatttttaaacaattaagaACTTCAttcaaatcaataaataaaatgcaaaagcTATAGCAATATGAAttccaattaaaatatttaattaagttatataaatcatgttttaaaaaaacccaactatTATTGATGGCATTCTTACTTTGATTACTACCTATctactagaacgaatatacgtacccggcctactatacctttcggccgacaccattttctgtcaaaaaagtcttttgagcttaCCAATCTACGAATATATGTGACAAGTaatgttcatatttttaattctaTACAGTAAACGGTTTTGATAACACTTAAATATAGATTACATTAcgatattattttttctcgtTTACAGATAATATATTACCTAGCCTTTGGGTTGCACAGGATGCACATCTTCCAGTCGCGGGGTCCACTCTTCATCAGCTACAAGCTTAAGATACAAACGCTATATACTATAGACTGTACCAATATGTTGAATCAAGTTCCTGGGTACCTAACGCACAGTCAAAGGTTACAGTTCAAATGTCAGATTACTTTGACTGTTTTGATTCTTATCGGCTACAAGCCTAAGATACAAAAACTGTATAATATCGAATGTTTCTATGAGTTGCAACTCTGTTCTATGggtacctaaaacacagacaattcaaattcaatttattttatttcgtcAAGGGTCAGACGTCAGAATACTTCGACTGTCAGTTAAATGTTCCGTaaatgcatattacagatttatcttcccttgcgggtaggcattgattatgacgtcatgtgtttacgagcgtaACGTTATACGTTTCGGAGcaaacgacgtaaattgcgctcacaaaataatgacgtaacaatcgatacctacccgcaagggaaataactctgtaatatgcaaatacagaatataacaACTGAGGTGTCCAAGTCTGcctaaaacattttctttgacTTCAGGAATCAGGTTTTCGTCAGCTGCAAGTAACAACACATTGTCTACTTACGCATTCTCTTAGTTTTATAATTGCACAACCTTTTCTTGGTGTTTCTCAAAACACCCCCTTCAATGAACGtattcaataattatatacctgCCATAGAGAACAATTTGAGAATCATTGTAATATCTTATTGAATGTTAGAATATAAAAGCATTATACTTGTATCTATAACATTCTAAAAAAGTAACAAGAATGAAATATAATGCACCAATAAATGAGTAGTTCATCGTAAACTGTGatacatatgtagatatattaattagttcatgtagatatatatcaattaataataTGAGCCTCATAATTGTGTACTTGTAGAAATGATTTCAATAAATTCCATTTCGTTTTGTTCTCTTActtttaagtaaaaaatatcCGTATCTGTTGTATTAGTCGTTTTCCGCACCAgcaaagaaagacaactcttgatagatattgataaaattgataaatacatgtatatatttttttcaaaataataagaTTATTATTTTAGAAACCATATTAACGGAGATGATATTTGTAAGcaataaaacctgccttagcgttCACCTTagtataacgaccacctgttTCTAGGGCCCCACATGAACATTaacaacacaattcaacctgtgtataacgaCTGTCTGGCTAGACAGACAATTTTTCTGAACTTTGGGAGTTCACTATAAACAGGTTCGATTATAgtcataataaatgttttaaatgatgcATATCTGTTTCTATCAAGATAAGTTTTTATTCGGGCATGCTCATGCAGAATCTTTATTCTTAGGTGTGTTCTAGTATAGTGGATGCTGTACAGTCAATAAGTTTATTGTGTATTACATACATGTCTAATTTGCTGGCAGATTTTGTTTGCTACGTTATGTTTGtgtgagtgtaacgtcatattttgcAGAGACAATGACGGGAATTTTACACGCAATGTAATGACGTATAAATCAATTATCTTCCAGTCCATATAATTTTGCAATATTACAATATGCTaaaggaaataaataaatgaacattGGCAAATATTGTGGAATCAAGAAATCAATTATCTGCTCTTAACCCAAGCAGTGATTGCTACGTACTTACTTTGTGTGATAAAATTACATCATTTTCCACAAATTCGTATCCCAACAGACTAATGACGTCACGGTCAATGTCTGTTCTTATGAGCAAATTACATAAAGATTGACCACTGAAATGGATcagatttgaaaaa
The Argopecten irradians isolate NY chromosome 9, Ai_NY, whole genome shotgun sequence DNA segment above includes these coding regions:
- the LOC138331113 gene encoding PR domain zinc finger protein 14-like, producing the protein MDVSTLQPNYYPSIEQITDFQNAFFQSPMGHIGMECMPQYRPPVMNCKALSDISNRIYPSASSQQRPAGFYFTQEDLDFVLFGYYPINTCNGTPAHALSGLKVGEISHGIERILSQNNGMASPFPVSTWKLSRTDPPPHDLPEELCICPTTFAGIIHYGVFSRREILTKGTRFGPFKGKVVNTSEIKSFDDNSYMWEIFKGGKLSHFIDGRGATGNWMSYVNCARHTGEQNVIVVQENDSIYYEVYKDIPIGSELLVWYSDVYVQFMGIPVTMKESIEVQNATKGEKEAAEGYQCERCGKVFAYKYYRDKHLKYTKCVDQGNRKYPCHLCTRSFEKRDRLRIHILHVHEKHRPHKCSVCGKSFSQSSSLNKHMRVHSGERPYKCVYCSKSFTASSILRTHIRQHSGERPFKCKFCGKAFASHAAHDSHVRRTHVKEKANSCKLCNLEFNSPYELKNTHQIETR